From Gemmatimonadota bacterium, one genomic window encodes:
- a CDS encoding TonB-dependent receptor, with amino-acid sequence MHGSPRVLKAAVLAASLAVLLVTHAKPAAAQMSGRVFGMVVSEDGSPIPGALVAIAGLPLRGVTAQNGRFVLVGVPVGPRDVRISLLGHRSVTLSEVRISAGRGADLGRVVLIPAPVQVEGITVEADAVPLIEPERSVSHEVVIGRDLRELPIDAIEEAIELAAGVTDGHFRGGRIGQESYVIDGVELKNQLEASSRGLGLEFSPTSLQEVDVVTGGFGAEYGSALSGVVRYATRRGNPDRWEGRVSALSDHWAPSSLLTGFTGVSASAGGPVSEAGTSLFVDLLLQGELDAGPRSRGLTCLSPSEAEPSVATALRQVRDDPELAAFSCPFESDRLPFQTGDKLIAFVRVDQPIGSTTNLSVSLLRNRRQRLLYTPEFKYNDRFQLGQRVRGTMGLASLTWARSYASWAANATARGYGVRIDRGLGAVDLGALEDGAEVGGFRPTGFDFIGEDFVRSPIDDQLADGGGVPGYVAPGGATGSPFGPAAEGLFFTTGTPELANWTRSDMGGVDVTGEIVAAQGSSLRAGVSAKLFRVELYERTRAHLAGSSPTFARFFPRILTGFVEGRLESEDGITVHMGGRVEAFRPGLTFLSDRADPGAPVLETNWQRSFSPRIALAGPIPGTDRRTAFRLSYGIVTQPPDFRFFFDTALGDSLRTDIRVQGNPELTFERGTAYEFGLDHLFGESFAIALTGFRKELGNLATGDLRFGGEGPRRFTTGDFGTVNGVEVGVRARWDSGRLSAGYALQKAEGVSTGVLGGDEIDADAGRVETPLAFDRRHALDVAAYLGRANGERARPWGGAIFLQARSGTPIQFAEQDTARADGAFLPWSADLRARASWTLAEAALCAGCAWRVFAEGRNLLARDDVLAVRRSTGTISPSTAEVFGPLGETLADPIPRESPRYSDLGDLNADGIIDSGEYARVRLAASLDRFDPSLFFGEPLQVRLGLEVTF; translated from the coding sequence ATGCACGGATCCCCCAGGGTCCTCAAAGCGGCGGTGCTCGCCGCGTCGCTGGCTGTTCTCCTCGTGACGCACGCCAAGCCCGCGGCCGCGCAGATGTCCGGCCGCGTCTTCGGCATGGTGGTATCCGAGGACGGATCGCCGATCCCCGGCGCGCTCGTCGCGATCGCGGGCCTACCTTTGCGTGGCGTCACCGCCCAGAACGGCCGATTCGTGCTCGTGGGGGTACCGGTCGGCCCGCGCGACGTGCGGATATCTCTGCTCGGCCACCGTTCCGTCACGCTGTCAGAGGTGCGCATTTCCGCGGGTCGGGGCGCGGATCTCGGGCGCGTCGTGCTCATCCCGGCGCCCGTCCAGGTGGAAGGCATCACCGTCGAGGCGGACGCCGTCCCGCTGATCGAGCCCGAGCGCTCCGTCTCGCACGAGGTTGTCATCGGCAGGGATCTGCGCGAGCTGCCCATCGACGCCATCGAGGAAGCGATCGAGCTCGCGGCGGGCGTCACCGACGGACACTTCCGCGGCGGACGCATCGGACAGGAGTCCTACGTCATCGACGGGGTCGAGCTGAAGAACCAACTCGAAGCGTCGAGTCGCGGGCTCGGGCTCGAGTTTTCGCCTACGTCCCTGCAAGAGGTCGATGTCGTCACGGGCGGCTTCGGGGCAGAGTACGGGTCCGCCCTGTCCGGCGTCGTGCGCTACGCCACCAGGCGCGGCAATCCCGACCGCTGGGAAGGACGCGTTTCGGCGCTCAGCGATCACTGGGCGCCGTCGTCGCTTCTTACCGGCTTCACGGGGGTGTCTGCCTCGGCTGGCGGACCCGTTTCCGAAGCTGGAACCTCGCTCTTCGTCGACCTGCTGCTGCAAGGCGAGCTGGACGCCGGGCCTCGCAGCCGGGGGTTGACCTGCCTGTCGCCGAGTGAGGCCGAACCCTCCGTTGCCACCGCCTTGCGGCAGGTGCGCGACGACCCGGAACTGGCGGCTTTCTCCTGCCCGTTCGAATCGGACCGGCTGCCCTTTCAGACCGGCGACAAGCTGATCGCTTTCGTGCGAGTCGATCAGCCGATCGGCTCCACGACCAACCTCTCGGTCTCGCTCCTGCGCAACCGACGCCAGCGCCTCCTCTATACGCCCGAGTTCAAGTACAACGATCGGTTCCAGTTGGGCCAACGCGTGCGCGGGACCATGGGGCTCGCGAGCCTGACCTGGGCCCGGTCCTACGCCTCGTGGGCGGCCAACGCGACCGCCCGCGGGTACGGCGTTCGCATCGACCGCGGCCTTGGCGCCGTGGATCTGGGCGCGCTGGAAGATGGAGCGGAGGTCGGCGGGTTCAGGCCGACCGGGTTCGACTTCATCGGCGAGGACTTCGTCCGCTCGCCGATCGACGACCAGCTAGCCGACGGCGGAGGCGTACCGGGGTACGTCGCGCCGGGAGGGGCAACGGGCTCCCCGTTCGGCCCCGCCGCCGAGGGCCTGTTCTTCACCACGGGAACACCCGAGTTGGCCAACTGGACGCGGTCGGACATGGGCGGCGTGGACGTCACGGGCGAGATCGTCGCCGCGCAGGGCAGCTCGCTGCGCGCGGGAGTCAGCGCGAAGCTGTTTCGGGTCGAGCTCTACGAGCGCACTCGAGCCCACCTGGCAGGGTCGTCCCCGACCTTCGCGCGCTTCTTCCCCCGCATTCTGACAGGCTTCGTCGAGGGCAGGCTCGAATCCGAGGATGGCATCACGGTGCACATGGGAGGGCGCGTCGAGGCGTTCCGGCCCGGACTCACCTTCCTTTCGGATCGCGCCGATCCCGGAGCGCCGGTGCTGGAGACGAACTGGCAGCGGAGCTTCAGTCCGCGCATCGCGTTGGCGGGTCCGATTCCCGGGACCGATCGTCGAACCGCCTTCCGGTTGTCCTACGGGATCGTCACCCAACCTCCGGATTTCCGCTTCTTTTTCGACACGGCGCTCGGCGACTCGTTGCGCACCGACATTCGCGTGCAGGGCAATCCCGAGCTGACTTTCGAGCGCGGAACCGCATACGAGTTCGGCTTGGACCACCTCTTCGGGGAGTCGTTTGCCATCGCCCTCACGGGCTTTCGCAAGGAGCTTGGAAATCTCGCCACCGGTGACCTGCGTTTCGGAGGAGAGGGCCCGCGGCGCTTCACCACCGGGGACTTCGGCACGGTGAACGGGGTGGAAGTCGGCGTGCGTGCGCGCTGGGACAGCGGCCGACTGAGCGCCGGATACGCTCTCCAGAAAGCCGAGGGCGTATCCACCGGCGTGCTGGGCGGAGACGAGATCGACGCCGATGCCGGGCGCGTGGAGACGCCGCTCGCGTTCGACCGGCGCCACGCGCTGGACGTGGCGGCATACCTGGGCCGTGCCAACGGCGAGCGCGCCCGACCCTGGGGGGGAGCGATCTTCCTGCAGGCCCGCAGCGGCACGCCGATCCAGTTCGCGGAGCAGGACACCGCGCGTGCAGACGGCGCGTTCCTTCCCTGGAGCGCCGATCTGCGCGCCCGAGCCTCGTGGACCCTGGCCGAAGCCGCACTCTGCGCCGGCTGCGCATGGCGCGTATTCGCCGAGGGCCGGAATCTGCTCGCGCGTGACGACGTGCTCGCCGTGCGGCGCTCCACGGGTACGATATCGCCATCGACGGCCGAGGTGTTCGGCCCGCTCGGCGAGACCCTCGCCGATCCCATCCCGAGAGAATCGCCCCGCTATAGCGACCTCGGCGACCTGAACGCTGACGGTATCATCGACTCGGGCGAGTACGCGCGCGTTCGTCTCGCCGCGTCCCTGGACCGCTTCGATCCGAGCCTGTTCTTCGGGGAGCCGCTGCAGGTCCGGCTCGGCCTCGAGGTGACCTTCTGA
- a CDS encoding non-canonical purine NTP pyrophosphatase — protein sequence MSDPAGEGPLLVATRSAHKLAEIRRILPGIPLESLAEAGIPPDPVEDELEGRPTFIGNAVAKARHFVERTGRRVVADDSGLRVDALGGRPGVRTKRLALDEGVETGAGVDDANNRTLLRLLRDVPGGERGAYYVCATVLAGPGGETRASLGTCRGSIAWEPSGAGGFGFDPLFLLEDGRTMAELSDAEKDARSHRGRAFRALLG from the coding sequence TTGAGCGATCCCGCCGGCGAGGGTCCTCTCCTCGTGGCGACGCGCAGCGCGCACAAGCTCGCCGAGATCCGGCGGATCCTACCGGGCATCCCGCTCGAGTCCCTGGCCGAAGCCGGAATACCACCCGACCCCGTGGAGGATGAGCTCGAGGGCCGGCCGACCTTCATCGGCAACGCCGTCGCCAAGGCGAGGCATTTCGTCGAACGGACGGGCCGCCGGGTCGTGGCCGATGATTCGGGGCTGCGGGTGGACGCGCTCGGGGGACGGCCGGGGGTGCGCACCAAGCGGCTGGCCCTGGACGAAGGCGTCGAAACGGGCGCCGGGGTGGACGACGCCAACAACCGGACGCTGCTGCGCCTGTTGCGCGATGTACCCGGCGGAGAACGAGGCGCCTACTACGTGTGCGCCACGGTGCTGGCCGGCCCGGGCGGCGAGACCCGAGCCTCGCTCGGCACCTGCCGCGGTTCCATCGCATGGGAGCCGAGCGGAGCTGGCGGTTTCGGGTTTGATCCGCTCTTCCTACTGGAGGACGGCCGCACCATGGCGGAGCTGTCCGACGCCGAGAAGGACGCCCGCAGCCACAGGGGGCGAGCATTCCGGGCGCTGCTGGGCTAG
- the rph gene encoding ribonuclease PH, with the protein MSRPGGRRAEALREVTLELDAAPYAEGSCLIRFGDTAVLCAASVSEEVPRWRRGAGLGWVTAEYAMLPRSTHRRTSRERAVPRGRTQEIQRLIGRSLRTAVDLEALGERQIIVDCDVLGADGGTRTAAITGAAVALARACEWLVAEGLAARSPMRELVAAVSVGVVDGEVRLDLEYVEDSAADVDLNLVGLESGGIVEVQGTGEQVAFSRQELDVMLDLGLDGIRELLAAQRRALSDGSP; encoded by the coding sequence GTGAGCCGGCCCGGCGGGCGCCGCGCGGAGGCGCTGAGGGAGGTGACCCTGGAGCTCGACGCCGCGCCCTACGCGGAGGGTTCCTGCCTGATCCGGTTCGGAGACACCGCGGTGCTGTGCGCGGCGAGCGTGTCCGAGGAGGTGCCGCGGTGGCGCAGAGGCGCGGGGCTCGGTTGGGTCACCGCCGAATACGCGATGCTGCCGCGCTCCACGCACCGGAGGACCAGCCGCGAGCGCGCCGTGCCGCGGGGCCGCACCCAGGAGATCCAACGTCTCATCGGCCGCTCGCTCCGGACCGCCGTGGATCTGGAGGCCCTGGGGGAGCGACAGATCATCGTCGACTGCGACGTTTTGGGCGCCGATGGCGGCACTCGCACCGCAGCCATCACCGGCGCGGCGGTGGCGCTGGCAAGGGCGTGCGAGTGGCTCGTCGCGGAAGGGCTCGCGGCGCGCTCGCCCATGCGCGAGCTGGTGGCTGCGGTGAGCGTGGGCGTGGTCGACGGAGAAGTACGCCTGGACCTGGAGTACGTCGAGGACTCCGCCGCGGACGTCGACTTGAACCTCGTGGGGCTGGAGTCGGGCGGGATCGTCGAGGTTCAGGGGACGGGCGAGCAGGTGGCCTTTTCGAGGCAGGAGCTGGACGTCATGCTCGATCTCGGCCTGGACGGGATACGCGAGCTTCTCGCGGCGCAGAGACGCGCTCTCTCGGACGGTTCTCCCTGA
- the hemC gene encoding hydroxymethylbilane synthase: MVGGEEPALTSAERPFRLASRGSSLALWQAEHVAGLLRNSHAGLIVQIHVVKTTGDRVTDLPLAMIGDRGLFTREVDTAVLDGRADGAVHSLKDLPTRLEEGLALGAILPREDPSDALVTAPSVPGNLADLPSGARVATSSLRRRALLLAARPDLATPDIRGNVDTRLAKVASGEVDAVVLAAAGLRRLGRADRIDELLDVPAWLPAVGQGALAVSCRERDEPTRALLAPLTHDPTERATAAERSLLRRLEGGCQIPIGALATVVSGRLALHGLIASLDGRRLVRGEGEGLPGDAEALGEELAERLLRDGGGAILADLRAHAARDAATEWTRA, translated from the coding sequence GTGGTAGGAGGGGAAGAGCCGGCACTCACCAGCGCAGAGCGCCCCTTCCGCCTCGCCTCGCGGGGGAGCTCGCTGGCGCTCTGGCAGGCCGAGCACGTCGCGGGACTGCTGCGTAACTCCCACGCCGGCCTGATCGTGCAGATCCACGTCGTGAAGACGACCGGGGACCGGGTCACCGATCTCCCGCTCGCGATGATCGGCGATCGCGGGCTGTTCACCAGGGAGGTGGACACGGCGGTCCTGGACGGGCGTGCGGACGGCGCGGTGCACTCGCTGAAGGACCTGCCTACTCGTCTGGAAGAAGGCCTCGCGCTGGGCGCGATACTGCCGCGGGAAGATCCCTCCGACGCGCTGGTGACCGCGCCGAGCGTGCCTGGCAACCTGGCGGATCTCCCGAGCGGCGCGCGCGTCGCCACCAGCTCTCTGCGCAGGCGCGCGCTTCTCCTCGCGGCGCGGCCCGATTTGGCCACCCCCGACATCCGCGGCAACGTGGACACCCGGCTCGCCAAGGTCGCGTCGGGCGAGGTGGATGCGGTCGTGCTCGCCGCCGCGGGGTTGCGACGGCTCGGTCGGGCGGACCGCATCGACGAGCTTCTCGACGTCCCCGCGTGGCTGCCCGCGGTGGGCCAGGGTGCGCTCGCGGTGTCCTGCCGGGAGCGCGATGAGCCCACCCGCGCCCTGCTCGCGCCGCTCACCCATGACCCGACCGAGCGGGCCACCGCCGCGGAGCGCTCGCTGCTGCGCCGACTCGAGGGCGGTTGCCAGATACCGATAGGCGCGTTGGCCACCGTGGTGAGCGGGCGTCTGGCGCTGCACGGACTCATCGCGTCGCTCGACGGGCGGCGCCTCGTGCGCGGGGAAGGGGAGGGGCTCCCAGGGGACGCCGAGGCGCTAGGCGAGGAGCTCGCCGAGCGGCTGCTGCGGGACGGCGGCGGAGCCATACTGGCAGACCTGCGCGCGCACGCGGCCCGGGACGCGGCGACCGAATGGACGAGGGCGTGA
- the lptE gene encoding LPS assembly lipoprotein LptE, which yields MRPGTRRSRRLAAAATACLAGFLVSACYGFQGGGGFPPNVRTLYIEVFDLDRSVSQVELPRELREEMLDRLPGALGVRIAAEDQADAIVRGRIQRYEDGTQTYSPSAAGQTVDVAENRTVLGVQIEIVDISRNVILWEDGGVTGEGVWQRESESAEDGRRAAIEVIVQRIIDGAQSQW from the coding sequence ATGAGACCTGGGACCCGGCGCTCTAGGCGCCTCGCCGCCGCCGCGACGGCTTGCCTCGCGGGCTTTCTCGTGTCCGCGTGCTACGGCTTTCAGGGAGGAGGCGGCTTCCCGCCGAACGTTCGCACGCTCTACATCGAGGTGTTCGATCTGGACCGAAGCGTCTCGCAGGTGGAGCTCCCACGCGAGCTGCGGGAGGAGATGCTCGACCGGCTGCCGGGGGCGCTCGGCGTGCGCATCGCCGCCGAGGACCAGGCGGACGCCATCGTGCGCGGGCGCATCCAGCGCTACGAGGACGGCACGCAGACGTATTCGCCGAGCGCCGCCGGGCAAACGGTCGACGTGGCCGAAAACCGCACCGTGCTGGGCGTCCAGATCGAGATCGTGGACATCTCTCGCAACGTCATCCTCTGGGAGGACGGGGGCGTGACGGGCGAGGGCGTGTGGCAGCGCGAGTCCGAGAGCGCGGAGGACGGCCGTAGGGCGGCGATCGAGGTCATCGTCCAGCGCATCATCGACGGAGCCCAGTCTCAGTGGTAG
- the rfaE2 gene encoding D-glycero-beta-D-manno-heptose 1-phosphate adenylyltransferase, which yields MDEGVSAGGAPRDPRGKILDRDALLERYGRPRAERVVFTNGCFDLLHRGHVEYLFAARSLGDVLVVGLNADASVRRLKGAERPIVQQEDRALVLASLECVDAVCVFEEDTPRELIARLLPDVLIKGGDYAPEDIVGRAEVEAAGGVVRVHPAVEGYSTTGLARRLGGDSS from the coding sequence ATGGACGAGGGCGTGAGCGCCGGCGGCGCGCCGCGCGACCCGCGCGGAAAGATTCTCGACAGGGACGCGCTTCTGGAACGCTACGGCAGGCCGCGCGCCGAACGGGTGGTCTTTACCAATGGGTGCTTCGACCTGCTTCATCGCGGGCACGTGGAATACCTGTTCGCCGCGCGCTCGCTGGGGGACGTTCTGGTGGTAGGGCTCAACGCGGACGCGTCCGTGCGCCGCCTCAAGGGAGCCGAGCGGCCCATCGTGCAGCAGGAGGACCGGGCGCTGGTACTGGCGAGCCTGGAGTGCGTGGACGCGGTGTGCGTGTTCGAGGAGGATACGCCGCGCGAGTTGATCGCTCGCCTGCTGCCGGACGTGCTGATCAAGGGCGGGGACTACGCACCGGAGGACATAGTGGGCAGAGCCGAGGTCGAGGCCGCGGGAGGCGTGGTGCGTGTGCATCCCGCGGTGGAGGGGTACTCGACGACCGGTCTGGCCAGGCGGCTCGGCGGGGACTCCTCGTGA